The Vespa velutina chromosome 4, iVesVel2.1, whole genome shotgun sequence genome has a window encoding:
- the LOC124948565 gene encoding uncharacterized protein LOC124948565 isoform X2, whose translation MLYGIHRSLRRCVHCRSRGELGSCKDPFTMNSTQIDLERGVDMVPCVSGWCGKIIESQNLNNEYGTATQRLCFQRGPDDGEERCAYTTWNYRKVYMCLCLGDLCNGAINANMSYSLLTLILCITVRWIL comes from the exons ATGCTTTATGGTATTCACCGAT CACTTCGAAGATGCGTTCATTGCAGATCGAGAGGAGAGCTAGGCTCGTGTAAGGATCCGTTTACGATGAATTCCACGCAAATAGATTTAGAAAGAGGCGTGGATATGGTACCCTGTGTATCCGGTTGGTGTGGTAAAATAATCGAGAGTCAAAATTTAAACAATG AATACGGTACAGCCACGCAAAGACTGTGCTTTCAAAGAGGACCGGATGATGGCGAAGAAAGATGCGCTTATACTACGTGGAATTATAGAAAAGTTTACATGTGCCTTTGCCTCGGAGATCTTTGCAACGGAGCGATTAACGCCAATATGTCCTATTCGTTACTAACCTTGATATTATGTATTACCGTACGATGGAtcctataa
- the LOC124948238 gene encoding zinc finger protein 76-like, producing the protein MSTQDEESTGFVTSTITNQEETGTVLHELSNTSADVLGCLSVMIDEGNANNVQVQELVLDEQLLGTTLTAITLPDGTQAYLTNNFSDDESPFNGDATLELENGETILLRDLSEFADGKTLQLEVDPAFLDAQNTSVDIAENTYPQLEFINGTAYMVASHLNVGNDLWEIEDGKLKKKEPKIIINKLSEQKIRHPCPREGCTKVYSTPHHLKVHERSHTGQRPYRCTHPKCKKSFSTGYSLKAHLRTHTGEKPYKCPNEACNKSFKTSGDLLKHVRTHTGERPFMCPFEGCGRSFTTSNIRKVHVRTHTGERPYKCTQPKCGKAFASATNYKNHIRIHSGEKPYVCSIENCGRRFTEYSSLYKHHLVHTQQRPFECKVCFRRYRQSSTLVMHKRTAHALVDSDDSTDIFLQDTLDGSIQSNNKEKNSTIRENKLTVEKETQLQVSKVSEDITDPEPQILLVSDPSHIAALQQIGLDDSFVDPPIDTTFEGLNIKIEDIEFGWN; encoded by the exons ATGTCAACACAAGATGAAGAATCAACGGGTTTTGTCACGAGTACTATTACTAATCAAGAAGAAACCGGTACAGTTTTACACGAATTATCG AATACCTCAGCTGATGTTTTGGGATGTCTATCTGTCATGATCGACGAAGGAAATGCAAATAATGTCCAGGTACAAGAACTTGTACTGGATGAACAATTACTTGGTACAACACTAACAGCAATAACATTACCTGACGGAACCCAAGCATATTTGACGAATAACTTTAGTGATGATG AATCTCCATTTAATGGGGACGCCACTTTGGAATTAGAAAATGGAGAAACTATTTTATTACGAGATTTATCTGAATTTGCGGATGGTAAAACTCTTCAGTTGGAGGTAGATCCAGCTTTTTTGGATGCTCAAAATACTTCTGTAGACATTGCAGAAAATACATATCCACAACTAGAATTTATCAATGGAACGGCATATATGGTTGCTAGTCATTTAAATGTTGGCAATGACTTATGGGAGATAGAAGATGgaaagttgaaaaagaaagagcctaagattataataaacaaattatctGAACAAAAAATACGACATCCTTGTCCTAGAGAAGGATGTACGAAAGTGTATAGTACACCACACCATCTCAAG GTGCATGAACGTTCTCATACTGGCCAGCGACCGTACAGATGCACACAtccaaaatgtaaaaaaagtttttccaCTGGTTATAGTTTAAAAGCTCATTTACGGACACATACTGGAGAGAAACCTTATAAGTGTCCTAACGAAGCATGcaataaaagttttaaaacATCTGgagatttattaaaacatgTTAGGACTCATACAGGTGAACGTCCTTTCATGTGTCCATTCGAAGGATGTGGTCGATCGTTCACAACGAGTAATATTAGAAAG GTCCATGTAAGAACACATACTGGTGAACGTCCATATAAATGCACACAGCCTAAATGTGGTAAAGCCTTTGCTAGTGCAACAAATTATAAGAaccatatacgtatacattctGGTGAGAAGCCATATGTATGTTCCATAGAGAATTGTGGAAGGAGATTTACAGAATATTCTAGTCTTTATAAACATCATCTT GTTCATACACAACAAAGACCATTTGAGTGTAAAGTGTGTTTTAGGAGATACAGACAAAGCAGTACACTTGTAATGCACAAAAGAACAGCACATGCATTAGTTGATAGCGATGATAGTactgatatttttttacaagataCTTTAGATGGATCTATTCAAAGCaacaataaagagaagaatagtacaataagagaaaat aaattaacagttgaaaaagaaacacagcTTCAGGTTTCTAAAGTGTCTGAAGACATAACGGATCCTGAACCACAAATTTTATTAGTTAGTGATCCATCTCATATAGCTGCTTTACAg CAAATTGGATTGGATGATAGTTTTGTTGATCCTCCAATAGACACAACATTTGAAGGATTAAACATAAAGATCGAAGACATAGAATTTGGTTGGAATTAG
- the LOC124948564 gene encoding uncharacterized protein LOC124948564, with the protein MLQAKALVLLSVIATIKALPIANVHVKFVSRPHVYEHGITTDGDRTIYQKSFVSIGRRSIPSNPRRQFGERIHTDINLQEIPEIGKYATIIKPENAESLWPVGVFLPPIDVNDLSHTSQESRHITPDYSNGLKYHDPLLLTGTEAMMVVKYIYGRGELFYNDFPHVRAILRNQEERRLNGLHDHILSSLRPSSPFYKRQQH; encoded by the exons ATG ttaCAGGCAAAAGCATTAGTCCTTTTATCGGTAATAGCAACCATCAAAGCTTTACCAATCGCGAATGTTCATGTGAAATTCGTCTCTCGACCTCACGTATACGAACATGGTATTACAACAGACG GAGATCGTACGATTTATCAAAAATCCTTTGTTTCGATCGGACGAAGAAGCATTCCCTCGAATCCACGAAGACAATTTG gaGAACGTATACATACTGATATCAACTTGCAAGAAATTCCAGAAATAGGAAAATAcgcaacaataataaaaccGGAAAATGCTGAATCATTATGGCCAGTTGGAGTCTTTCTTCCCCCCATAGATGTGAATGATCTTAGCCATACTTCTCAGGAATCTAGACATATAACGCCCGATTACAGTAACGGTTTAa AATATCACGATCCTTTGCTTCTGACCGGTACGGAAGCAATGATGGTGGTGAAATACATCTATGGCCGCGGCGAACTCTTTTACAACGATTTTCCACACGTACGTGCTATATTGCGGAatcaagaagagagaagattaaATGGTCTACACGATCATATTCTAAGCAGTCTAAGGCCTAGCTCCCCTTTTTACAAAAGACAGCaacattaa
- the LOC124948566 gene encoding uncharacterized protein LOC124948566: MIFRILFIIFIYSSNIFMIKTGNDNMYCREKDRLITSDDSDEYLLASAEIDTMVKLLCRYCNDNEETQPKIWYYQDRLQTLPEREVQLGMDNNVSYNRIYVTLGLSLVIKNIKKTDAGIYRCHGQEGQEEEYKFNYRIEPIFKDQNDTFIETGNITNWEEYRVINLLSVTTRFAVSKMLDLVYLRQEGIILEVISEWGPWSPCEKCIHNRGIKTRRGYCRLKRQFDKSIILDHTSLIVKFFNKTSMLPCKSILLQEEFPIVSSAVKYLPEFVLEEACKNCTKVKKKKKGKKFKYRKQYVFSEGAHFAISCPESDLQSQIVWKKDSIILKQGLSRSFHKTDAEARMMVDTFSTLYIIDITKDEEGNYTCYVDNVNMMQMKIIVVLKSRFWTLVFLRHMGYLGFILLLTSFCYCTGLIITCRRKDTFKVMFPEKKDMQRKIQYNGKEKIEEESDPTICVGNEK; the protein is encoded by the exons atgatatttcgcatattattcattatctttatatattcgaGTAACATTTTCATGATTAAAACAGGCAATGATAACATGTATTGCCGTGAGAAGGATAGATTGATTACTTCCGACGATAGTGATGAATATTTGCTTGCAAGTGCTGAAATTGATACGATGGTAAAGTTATTGTGCCGATATTG taatgataatgaagaaaCACAACCCAAAATATGGTATTATCAAGATCGGTTGCAAACTTTACCAGAAAGAGAAGTACAGTTAGGGATGGACAACAATGTatcatataatagaatttatgtAACATTAGGTCTTTCATTagtgataaaaaatatcaaaaagacAGATGCAGGAATTTATCGGTGTCATGGTCAAGAAGGGCAAGAGGAAGAATACAAATTTAACTACAGAATAGAAC CAATATTTAAAGATCAAAATGATACATTTATAGAAACAGGAAACATTACTAATTGGGAAGAGTATCGtgtaataaatttactatCTGTGACTACACGCTTTGCT GTATCTAAAATGCTTGATCTTGTCTATCTACGACAAGAAGGCATCATTCTAGAAGTAATTTCTGAATGGGGACCATGGAGTCCATGtgaaaaatgtatacataatcGAGGAATTAAAACCCGTAGAGGATATTGTAGATTGAAGCGTCAATTTGATAAA AGCATTATATTGGATCATACTTCTCTAATCGTAAAGTTTTTTAATAAGACCTCTATGCTTCCATGCAA atCCATACTTCTTCAAGAAGAATTTCCTATTGTCAGTAGTGCTGTAAAATATTTGCCGGAATTTGTTTTGGAAGAGGCGTGTAAGAATTGtacaaaagtaaagaaaaagaaaaaagggaaaaaatttaaatatagaaagCAGTATGTGTTCTCAGAGGGCGCTCATTTTGCTATTTCGTGTCCGGA atcaGACCTGCAATCGCAAATAGTTTGGAAAAAAGACTCCATTATTTTGAAGCAAGGTTTAAGTCGATCGTTTCATAAAACAGATGCTGAAGCTCGAATGATGGTTGACACATTTTCAACACTTTACATAATtg aCATTACGAAAGACGAGGAAGGCAATTATACATGTTACGTCGATAACGTCAATATGATGCAAATGAAGATCATTGTTGTTCTTAAATCGAGATTTTGGACATTAG TATTTTTGCGTCACATGGGTTATCTTggattcatattattattaacttcatTTTGTTATTGTACCGGTCTGATTATAACGTGTAGACGAAAGGATACCTTTAAAGTAATGTTTCCTGAGAAGAAGGACatgcaaagaaaaatacaatataatggaaaagaaaaaatagaagaagaaagtgacCCTACAATATGCGtgggaaatgaaaaataa
- the LOC124948565 gene encoding uncharacterized protein LOC124948565 isoform X1: MDLRMCIVVFLSILYFNLPPATIALRRCVHCRSRGELGSCKDPFTMNSTQIDLERGVDMVPCVSGWCGKIIESQNLNNEYGTATQRLCFQRGPDDGEERCAYTTWNYRKVYMCLCLGDLCNGAINANMSYSLLTLILCITVRWIL; this comes from the exons ATGGATTTAAGGATGTGCATCGTCGtatttttgtcaattttataCTTCAATCTACCTCCAGCAACGATTG CACTTCGAAGATGCGTTCATTGCAGATCGAGAGGAGAGCTAGGCTCGTGTAAGGATCCGTTTACGATGAATTCCACGCAAATAGATTTAGAAAGAGGCGTGGATATGGTACCCTGTGTATCCGGTTGGTGTGGTAAAATAATCGAGAGTCAAAATTTAAACAATG AATACGGTACAGCCACGCAAAGACTGTGCTTTCAAAGAGGACCGGATGATGGCGAAGAAAGATGCGCTTATACTACGTGGAATTATAGAAAAGTTTACATGTGCCTTTGCCTCGGAGATCTTTGCAACGGAGCGATTAACGCCAATATGTCCTATTCGTTACTAACCTTGATATTATGTATTACCGTACGATGGAtcctataa